Proteins from a genomic interval of Rattus norvegicus strain BN/NHsdMcwi chromosome 2, GRCr8, whole genome shotgun sequence:
- the Tdpoz2l3 gene encoding TD and POZ domain-containing protein 2-like — translation MSGDLEAKICGYTHISVQKFCYKWTISNFSFWMDGIWENITSPVFSLETNEEVQWCLTIYPNGVDEESKDYLSVCLGLHSCPKSPVLAKFQCWIINAQGEKHHITKIPNVIRFLPNEQWALRKFILRDFLLSHRHCLLPEDQLILCCKVSIVGPSFSRPGHNMRPAIKDATQMLADDVGELWENSLFTDCTLVVGGQEFRAHKAILAARSPVFRAMFEHEMQEHLTNRIEIHDIHLQVFKEMMAFIYTGKAPHLHSHSMATGLLAAADKYDLQDLKVICEDSLCRNLSVKNAVPTLILADLHSTEHLKTRAMDFIILHAFEVSETLEWKSMVESHPHLVEEAFRTLASVHCFSLEPSLKRQKIV, via the coding sequence ATGTCAGGGGACCTGGAAGCCAAGATCTGCGGCTACACACATATCAGTGTTCAGAAATTCTGCTACAAGTGGACCATTAGCAACTTTTCATTTTGGATGGATGGAATTTGGGAAAATATTACAAGCCCAGTGTTCTCATTAGAGACCAATGAAGAAGTGCAATGGTGTTTGACAATATACCCAAACGGTgttgatgaagaaagcaaagattaccTGTCTGTTTGCCTGGGTTTGCACAGTTGTCCAAAGAGCCCAGTTTTGGCAAAGTTCCAGTGCTGGATCATAAATGCCCAAGGAGAGAAACATCATATTACAAAGATCCCAAATGTTATAAGGTTTCTTCCAAACGAACAATGGGCATTGAGGAAGTTCATCCTTCgagatttcctcctctcccataggCATTGTCTTCTCCCTGAAGACCAGCTCATCCTGTGTTGCAAGGTGTCCATAGTAGGACCCTCCTTTAGCAGGCCTGGACATAACATGAGACCTGCAATCAAGGATGCAACACAGATGTTGGCTGATGATGTAGGAGAGCTGTGGGAAAATTCCCTCTTCACAGACTGCACCCTTGTTGTAGGTGGGCAGGAATTCAGAGCTCACAAGGCCATTCTAGCAGCTCGctctccagttttcagagccatgtttgaacatgaaatgcaAGAGCATCTAACAAACCGCATTGAGATTCACGACATTCACCTGcaagtctttaaggaaatgatgGCCTTCATTTACACAGGGAAGGCACCACACCTTCACAGCCACTCAATGGCCACTGGTTTGTTGGCAGCTGCTGATAAGTATGATCTGCAGGACTTGAAGGTCATTTGTGAGGATTCCCTGTGCAGGAACCTCTCTGTGAAGAATGCTGTACCAactctcatcctggctgacctccacagCACAGAGCACCTGAAGACTAGGGCCATGGATTTCATTATACTTCATGCTTTTGAAGTCTCTGAGACCTTGGAGTGGAAGTCAATGGTGGAGTCACATCCCCACTTGGTGGAGGAAGCATTTCGCACCCTGGCTTCTGTACATTGTTTTTCCTTGGAGCCCTCACTCAAACGCCAAAAGATAGTTTAG